The following are encoded together in the Flavobacterium haoranii genome:
- the rsmA gene encoding 16S rRNA (adenine(1518)-N(6)/adenine(1519)-N(6))-dimethyltransferase RsmA — translation MMTVRAKKHLGQHFLTDENIAKRIADTLTLNGYKKVLEIGPGMGVLTKYLLEKPIETFVIEIDTESVEYLEAHYLKLRGNIISKDFLKYNLNEVFNGEPIAIIGNFPYNISSQIVFKTLEMRDQIPEFSGMFQKEVAERICEKEGSKTYGILSVLTQAFYNAEYLFTVSEHVFNPPPKVKSGVMRLIRKENYELPCDEKLFFSVVKQAFNQRRKTLRNSLKSFINSDILKEDSIFDLRPEQLSVERFIELTQKIAAHGV, via the coding sequence ATTATGACGGTACGTGCCAAAAAACATTTAGGTCAACATTTCCTTACCGATGAAAATATTGCAAAGCGAATTGCCGATACCTTAACGCTAAATGGTTATAAAAAAGTTTTAGAAATTGGTCCAGGAATGGGTGTACTTACAAAATATCTTTTGGAAAAACCAATTGAAACTTTTGTAATCGAAATCGACACAGAATCCGTAGAATATTTAGAAGCGCATTATTTAAAATTAAGAGGCAATATTATTTCTAAAGATTTTTTAAAATACAATTTAAATGAAGTTTTCAATGGAGAACCTATTGCTATAATTGGAAATTTTCCCTACAACATTTCGTCACAAATTGTTTTTAAAACATTAGAAATGCGCGATCAAATCCCTGAATTTTCAGGAATGTTCCAAAAAGAAGTAGCAGAACGAATTTGCGAAAAAGAAGGAAGCAAAACTTATGGAATACTTTCTGTATTAACACAAGCGTTCTATAATGCCGAATATTTATTTACCGTTTCAGAACATGTTTTCAATCCGCCACCAAAGGTTAAATCTGGTGTAATGCGATTAATTCGTAAAGAAAACTACGAACTACCTTGCGATGAAAAATTATTTTTCTCGGTTGTAAAACAAGCCTTTAACCAAAGAAGAAAAACATTACGAAATAGCTTAAAAAGTTTTATAAATTCTGATATTTTAAAAGAAGATAGTATCTTTGACCTCCGTCCGGAACAACTTTCGGTAGAACGTTTCATTGAACTCACTCAAAAAATAGCCGCCCATGGAGTTTAA
- a CDS encoding M1 family aminopeptidase, producing MRKITQFFLILNSFFIFSQNEKEQFEQMVEAEMKSAASVQNFQVNPNTQNYDITYHELRFTVDPAVYNIVGQVTTTFTALEDMNTITFDLTDVLTVSSVTMGATSLTFSQLATEELVIDFPSTITSGTSSTVVINYSGAPDTDEQAFTASTHNGTPVIYTLSEPFGARDWWPCKQDLNDKVDSIDVYITCPSGYIGVSNGLLQSETTNAGNITRHFHHGYPIPAYLISINVTNYVTYNIQGGLGTTASPFFPINNYLYPETNSTSVQAQINQTTPIINFFESRFGDYPYRNEQYGHVQFGWGGGMEHATMSSMYNFSRSLIAHELGHQWFGDKITCGTWKDIWLNEGFAEYLSGLVYEHLDGATSFVNWKEGKILNITSQPAGALYLTDAEALNVNRIFSGRLTYNKGSMVVHMLRWKLGDTAFFQAMRNYLADSNLAYAYALTPQLQAHLEAVYGSSLNEFFNDWVYNQGYPTYNISVSNWGAGQAKIIVNQTQSHPSVSYFEMPLEIRLKDAANNIYDVIVDNTFNGQEFIVSVPFTVASVQFDPNRHIISKNNNAVLGANSFAFDNQVLVYPNPSDKELFIKLPNTVQLVKTEVYNNLGQKVMETSNSNFSTERLQTGVYILKIETSEGHFHKNFIKN from the coding sequence ATGAGAAAAATTACCCAATTCTTCCTTATTCTTAATTCTTTTTTTATTTTTTCTCAAAATGAAAAAGAACAATTTGAGCAAATGGTTGAAGCTGAAATGAAATCGGCTGCATCGGTTCAAAATTTTCAAGTAAATCCAAATACTCAAAATTACGATATCACATATCATGAATTGCGTTTTACTGTAGATCCTGCTGTTTACAATATTGTAGGTCAAGTTACAACTACTTTTACCGCATTAGAAGATATGAATACCATTACATTTGATTTAACAGATGTGTTAACAGTTAGTTCTGTTACAATGGGAGCGACTTCTTTAACTTTTAGTCAATTAGCAACAGAAGAATTAGTGATTGATTTTCCATCAACAATAACTAGTGGAACTTCTTCAACGGTTGTTATAAATTATTCAGGTGCTCCTGATACCGATGAACAGGCTTTTACAGCAAGTACTCACAATGGAACTCCTGTTATATACACACTTTCTGAGCCTTTTGGAGCAAGAGACTGGTGGCCATGTAAACAAGATTTAAATGATAAAGTAGATTCAATTGATGTTTACATTACTTGTCCTTCTGGTTATATAGGTGTTTCAAACGGTCTTTTACAAAGTGAAACTACTAACGCAGGAAATATTACAAGGCATTTTCATCATGGCTATCCTATTCCTGCTTATTTGATAAGTATAAATGTTACAAATTATGTAACCTATAATATACAAGGAGGATTAGGAACAACTGCAAGTCCATTTTTCCCTATCAATAATTACTTATATCCTGAAACTAATAGTACTTCAGTTCAGGCACAAATTAATCAAACGACACCCATAATTAATTTTTTTGAGTCTAGATTTGGAGATTATCCTTATCGTAATGAGCAATATGGCCACGTTCAGTTTGGATGGGGTGGAGGTATGGAACATGCTACGATGTCTTCAATGTACAATTTTAGTAGAAGTTTAATTGCTCATGAATTAGGACATCAGTGGTTTGGTGATAAAATTACTTGCGGAACATGGAAAGATATTTGGTTGAATGAAGGTTTTGCAGAATATCTTTCAGGATTAGTTTACGAACATCTTGATGGTGCTACAAGTTTTGTTAATTGGAAAGAAGGTAAAATTTTAAATATTACTTCGCAACCGGCCGGAGCTCTTTATTTGACAGATGCTGAAGCTTTAAATGTAAACAGAATTTTTAGTGGTCGTTTAACTTACAACAAGGGTTCAATGGTTGTTCATATGTTGAGATGGAAATTAGGTGATACAGCTTTTTTTCAAGCTATGAGAAATTATTTAGCAGATTCTAATTTAGCTTATGCGTATGCATTAACGCCACAATTGCAAGCTCATTTAGAGGCGGTTTACGGCAGTAGTTTAAACGAGTTTTTTAACGATTGGGTTTATAACCAAGGTTATCCTACATACAATATATCGGTCAGTAATTGGGGTGCTGGTCAAGCTAAAATTATAGTAAACCAAACGCAATCTCATCCATCAGTTTCTTATTTTGAAATGCCACTTGAAATTAGATTAAAAGATGCGGCTAACAACATTTATGATGTTATTGTAGATAATACTTTTAATGGGCAAGAATTTATAGTTTCAGTGCCATTTACGGTTGCTAGTGTTCAGTTTGATCCTAATAGACATATTATTTCAAAAAATAATAATGCAGTTTTAGGTGCTAATTCTTTTGCTTTTGATAACCAAGTTTTAGTTTATCCTAACCCTTCTGATAAAGAATTGTTTATAAAGTTACCTAACACAGTTCAACTAGTTAAAACTGAAGTTTATAATAATTTAGGACAAAAAGTTATGGAAACATCAAATTCAAACTTCTCAACAGAACGTTTACAAACGGGAGTTTATATTTTGAAAATTGAAACGAGTGAAGGACATTTTCATAAAAATTTTATAAAAAATTAA
- a CDS encoding tetratricopeptide repeat protein, which yields MINKLLDYSFANQNNTVMVQNYMSRFLIETASDSFIDGLKKNLILRTQKSQDVYWNEFLSWFYVQQKEFGKAFIQEKAVFKREANNIENIIALGEMAVDNNQKDAAQSIYEFIIENNQDIGLQVYAYQALMKLKITNAEEKDYATIKTELDKLITDFGINENTVDLQLLVAHFYCFNLGLPKEATNLLDQTLALNLNTRNNAKVKLELADILLYNEKFNQAILYYVQVEDNMKNDEMAHEASMKMAKANYYKNDFDWALKQVKVLKQSSSLLIANDALEMFLLIQDNSVEDSLRSALKDFSKADFKLYQHKKEKLYKILNPFLLNTKETL from the coding sequence ATGATTAACAAATTACTCGATTATAGTTTTGCTAACCAAAACAACACTGTAATGGTTCAAAATTATATGTCGCGTTTTTTAATTGAAACAGCATCGGATAGTTTTATTGATGGATTAAAAAAGAATTTAATTCTACGCACTCAAAAAAGTCAAGATGTGTATTGGAACGAATTTTTGAGTTGGTTTTATGTACAACAAAAGGAATTTGGCAAAGCTTTCATTCAAGAAAAAGCCGTTTTTAAAAGAGAAGCCAACAATATTGAAAATATAATCGCATTAGGAGAAATGGCTGTTGATAACAATCAAAAAGATGCCGCACAATCTATATATGAATTTATAATTGAAAACAATCAAGATATTGGTTTACAAGTTTACGCTTACCAAGCTTTAATGAAATTGAAAATTACCAATGCTGAAGAAAAAGATTATGCAACTATTAAGACAGAATTAGATAAGTTAATTACCGATTTCGGAATTAATGAAAACACTGTTGATTTACAACTTTTGGTAGCTCATTTTTATTGTTTTAATCTTGGTTTACCAAAAGAAGCAACCAACTTACTCGATCAAACCTTAGCATTAAATTTAAACACGCGAAATAACGCGAAAGTTAAATTAGAATTAGCAGATATTTTACTTTACAACGAAAAATTCAATCAAGCTATTTTATATTATGTTCAAGTTGAAGATAATATGAAAAATGACGAAATGGCTCACGAAGCGAGTATGAAAATGGCAAAAGCTAATTATTACAAAAATGACTTCGATTGGGCTTTAAAACAGGTAAAAGTTTTAAAACAATCGTCGAGTCTTTTAATAGCTAACGATGCTTTAGAGATGTTTTTATTAATTCAAGACAATTCAGTTGAAGATTCACTTCGATCAGCATTAAAAGATTTCTCAAAAGCAGATTTTAAATTATACCAACACAAAAAAGAGAAGCTTTACAAGATTTTAAATCCATTCTTACTAAATACAAAGGAAACACTATAG
- a CDS encoding DUF4286 family protein: MIIYNVTINIDESVHDKWLTWMQNKHISDVLATGLFTSARLVKVLVEEEMGGVTYSVQYFAPTRENLENYYKNHAPRLRQEGLQLFADKMLAFRTELEIMDEFYHESN; the protein is encoded by the coding sequence ATGATTATATATAACGTTACAATAAACATAGACGAAAGCGTTCACGACAAATGGTTAACTTGGATGCAAAACAAACATATAAGCGATGTTTTAGCAACTGGTCTTTTTACAAGTGCACGTTTAGTAAAAGTTTTAGTAGAAGAAGAAATGGGTGGTGTTACCTATTCGGTTCAATATTTTGCACCAACGAGAGAAAACTTGGAAAACTACTATAAAAATCATGCACCACGTTTACGCCAAGAAGGTTTACAATTGTTTGCAGATAAAATGCTTGCTTTTAGAACAGAACTTGAAATTATGGACGAATTTTATCACGAAAGCAACTAA
- the mgtE gene encoding magnesium transporter, which translates to MEFKISRELIQELELLIQESKEQEVLDLLQDMHYADVAEIMEELSDEHAIYVFNTLDSEKTAEILLELDDETRVKILKSLTPKEIADELDELDTDDAADIIAELPQAKKEQVISELEDVEHAKDIVDLLRYDEDSAGGLMAKELVKVNENWNVLTCVKEMRAQAENVTRVHSIYVVDDENRLKGRLSLKDLLTTSTKTPISEVYIPKVDYVKVNTENVEVARIMQKYDLEAIPVVDELGRLVGRITIDDIVDVIKEEADKDYQLAAGISQDVEADDSILELTKARLPWLVLALLGSFIAVTIASNFQEAINKFPVIFFFTPLIAAMAGNVGVQSSAIIVQGLANNTISGSLWNRLLKELSLSLLNGLILAVILILGSHFIIGVDYEVGVTVAVSLVAVIIIAALVGTFIPIMLNRFGIDPALATGPFITTSNDIFGILIYFSIAKLILGF; encoded by the coding sequence ATGGAGTTTAAAATCAGTAGAGAGCTTATTCAAGAACTTGAATTATTAATTCAGGAAAGTAAGGAGCAAGAAGTATTAGACTTGCTTCAGGATATGCACTATGCTGATGTGGCTGAAATCATGGAAGAATTAAGTGATGAGCATGCTATTTATGTTTTCAACACTTTAGATTCTGAAAAAACAGCTGAAATTTTATTAGAACTTGACGATGAAACACGTGTCAAAATCTTAAAAAGTTTAACTCCAAAAGAAATTGCTGACGAGCTTGACGAGTTAGACACCGATGATGCTGCCGATATTATTGCCGAACTTCCTCAGGCTAAAAAAGAACAAGTAATTTCGGAACTTGAAGACGTTGAACACGCTAAAGACATTGTCGATTTATTGCGTTATGACGAAGATTCTGCAGGTGGATTAATGGCGAAAGAACTTGTGAAAGTTAATGAAAACTGGAACGTTCTCACCTGTGTAAAAGAAATGCGTGCGCAAGCGGAAAATGTTACTCGAGTTCATTCCATTTATGTAGTTGATGATGAAAACAGACTAAAAGGCCGCCTTTCATTAAAAGACTTATTAACTACTTCTACAAAAACCCCAATTAGCGAAGTTTACATTCCAAAAGTAGATTATGTAAAAGTTAATACCGAAAATGTAGAAGTTGCACGTATCATGCAAAAGTATGACTTGGAAGCTATTCCAGTTGTTGATGAATTAGGAAGATTAGTAGGTCGTATTACAATTGATGATATCGTAGACGTTATTAAAGAAGAAGCTGACAAAGATTACCAGTTAGCTGCCGGTATCTCGCAAGACGTTGAAGCCGATGATAGTATTCTTGAACTAACAAAAGCACGTTTACCTTGGTTAGTTTTAGCATTATTAGGAAGTTTTATTGCGGTAACTATTGCTAGTAATTTTCAAGAAGCTATAAATAAATTTCCGGTAATTTTCTTCTTTACACCACTTATTGCCGCAATGGCGGGAAACGTAGGTGTACAATCTTCAGCGATTATTGTACAAGGTTTAGCCAATAATACCATTAGCGGTTCTCTTTGGAATCGTTTATTAAAAGAATTAAGTTTAAGTCTATTAAACGGGTTAATTTTAGCAGTAATCCTTATTTTAGGTAGTCACTTTATTATTGGAGTAGATTATGAAGTAGGTGTTACCGTTGCTGTTTCTTTAGTTGCAGTTATTATTATTGCGGCACTTGTAGGAACTTTTATCCCTATTATGTTGAATAGATTTGGTATTGACCCCGCTCTTGCAACCGGACCTTTTATCACTACTAGTAATGACATCTTTGGAATCTTAATTTACTTTTCAATTGCTAAGTTAATTTTAGGATTCTAA
- a CDS encoding tetratricopeptide repeat protein, translating to MYKIAKIEENFKNYNEALKNYNTIIESFNDSVLIDEALFFSAEIYRTIFNENDKAKQLYEKIIFNHQDSIYFTEARRQYRILRGDTNI from the coding sequence TTGTATAAAATTGCTAAAATTGAGGAAAATTTTAAAAATTACAACGAAGCTTTAAAGAACTACAATACTATAATTGAATCGTTTAACGATAGTGTTTTAATAGACGAAGCATTATTCTTTTCGGCAGAAATTTATAGAACTATTTTTAACGAAAATGACAAAGCGAAGCAACTATACGAGAAAATAATTTTTAATCATCAAGATAGCATTTACTTTACCGAAGCTCGAAGACAATATCGAATTTTAAGAGGAGACACCAATATCTAA
- the serS gene encoding serine--tRNA ligase: MLQVAYIRENKEEVIKKLAKRNLDANELVNLVVDLDEKRRTTQVELDNILAESNKLSKEIGEFMRSGEKEKAEASKAKTADLKEKSKELTEVLNEVTASLQEELYKLPNVPNEIVPEGKTADDNLNVYQDGEIPTLFEGAMPHWELAKKYDIIDFDLGAKITGAGFPVYKGKGARLQRALINYFLDKNTAAGYQETQVPHLVNEASGFGTGQLPDKEGQMYFVGEDNLYLIPTAEVPVTNIYRDVLLNESDLPILCTGYTPCFRREAGSYGAHVRGLNRLHQFDKVEIVRIEHPDKSYEALDGMVEHVKGILEDLKLPFRILRLCGGDMGFTSALTYDFEVFSTAQDRWLEISSVSNFETFQANRLKLRFKDKEGKNQLAHTLNGSSLALPRVLAGILENYQTPEGIVIPEVLRPYTGFDIIN; the protein is encoded by the coding sequence ATGTTACAGGTAGCTTACATTAGAGAAAACAAAGAAGAGGTTATCAAAAAATTAGCAAAAAGAAATTTAGACGCTAATGAATTGGTTAACCTTGTGGTAGATTTAGATGAAAAAAGAAGAACAACTCAGGTTGAACTTGACAACATTTTAGCTGAATCTAACAAGCTATCCAAAGAAATTGGTGAGTTTATGCGTTCTGGCGAAAAAGAAAAAGCAGAAGCAAGCAAAGCTAAAACAGCCGATTTAAAAGAAAAAAGCAAAGAACTTACAGAAGTATTAAATGAAGTTACCGCTTCATTACAAGAAGAATTATACAAACTACCTAATGTTCCTAACGAAATTGTTCCAGAAGGAAAAACTGCTGATGACAATTTAAACGTGTATCAAGATGGTGAAATTCCTACTTTATTTGAAGGAGCAATGCCACATTGGGAGTTAGCAAAAAAATACGACATCATTGATTTCGATTTAGGTGCAAAAATTACTGGCGCTGGTTTTCCAGTTTATAAAGGGAAAGGTGCTCGTTTACAACGTGCTTTAATCAATTATTTTTTAGACAAAAACACCGCTGCTGGCTATCAAGAAACTCAAGTTCCACACTTAGTTAACGAAGCATCTGGATTTGGAACAGGACAATTACCTGATAAAGAAGGACAAATGTATTTTGTAGGTGAAGATAATTTATACTTAATTCCTACTGCTGAAGTTCCGGTAACTAACATTTACCGTGATGTTTTATTAAACGAAAGTGATTTACCTATTTTATGTACTGGTTACACGCCTTGTTTCCGTAGAGAAGCTGGTTCTTATGGCGCTCATGTTCGCGGTTTAAATCGTTTACATCAGTTTGACAAAGTAGAAATTGTGCGTATTGAACATCCTGATAAATCTTATGAAGCTTTAGATGGAATGGTTGAGCATGTAAAAGGAATTTTAGAAGATTTAAAATTACCATTCAGAATTTTAAGACTTTGTGGTGGCGATATGGGCTTTACTTCAGCATTAACATATGATTTCGAAGTATTTTCAACAGCACAAGATCGTTGGTTAGAAATTTCTTCTGTTTCAAATTTTGAAACTTTCCAAGCAAATAGACTAAAACTACGTTTTAAAGACAAAGAAGGTAAAAATCAATTGGCACATACATTAAACGGAAGTTCATTAGCTTTACCAAGAGTTTTAGCAGGTATTTTAGAAAACTATCAAACTCCTGAAGGAATTGTAATTCCAGAAGTATTAAGACCTTACACCGGATTTGACATTATCAACTAA
- the glmS gene encoding glutamine--fructose-6-phosphate transaminase (isomerizing) — MCGIVGYIGHRDAYPVLIKGLKRLEYRGYDSAGIVLFDGSNLKLSKTKGKVSDLEAKAEAENTKVGKIGMGHTRWATHGVPNDVNSHPHYSNSGNLVIIHNGIIENYEPIKKELINRGYTFKSDTDTEVLINLIEDVKKKENVQLGKAVQIALNQVVGAYAIAVFDKEKPNEIVVARLGSPLAIGIGDDEFFIASDASPFIEYTSNAIYLEDEEMAVVRLHKPMIVRKIKDDSSVDPYVQELQMNLEQIEKGGYEHFMLKEIYEQPSVIKDTYRGRLLANKGIIQMAGVEDNLERFLNAKRILIVACGTSWHAGLVAEYIIEEFARIPVEVEYASEFRYRNPIIYKDDIVIAISQSGETADTLAAIKLAKENGAFVFGVCNVVGSSISRETHAGAYTHAGPEIGVASTKAFTTQITVLTMIALRLAKAKGTMSNSDYQRHLLELELIPEKVQEALNSNEVAKQVASVYQNATNCLYLGRGYNFPVALEGALKLKEISYIHAEGYPAAEMKHGPIALIDEQMPVIVIAPNKGHYDKVVSNIQEIKSRSGKIIAVVTKGDTQVKELADHVIEIPETNEAFTPLLTTIPLQLLSYHIAVMRGCNVDQPRNLAKSVTVE, encoded by the coding sequence ATGTGTGGAATTGTTGGATATATTGGACATAGAGATGCTTACCCTGTTTTAATTAAGGGATTAAAGCGATTAGAGTATAGAGGATATGACAGTGCTGGTATTGTTCTATTTGATGGAAGTAATTTAAAACTATCTAAGACAAAAGGCAAAGTCTCTGATTTAGAAGCAAAAGCTGAAGCCGAAAATACTAAAGTTGGTAAAATTGGTATGGGACATACACGTTGGGCTACACACGGAGTTCCTAACGACGTTAATTCGCACCCACATTATTCTAATTCAGGTAATTTAGTAATCATTCATAATGGTATCATTGAAAACTATGAGCCGATTAAGAAAGAGCTTATCAATAGAGGTTATACATTCAAATCGGATACTGATACTGAAGTATTAATCAACTTAATTGAAGACGTAAAAAAGAAAGAAAATGTACAGCTAGGAAAAGCGGTTCAAATTGCTTTAAATCAGGTTGTAGGAGCTTATGCGATTGCAGTTTTTGATAAAGAAAAACCGAATGAAATTGTTGTCGCTCGTTTAGGTTCTCCGTTAGCAATTGGTATTGGTGACGATGAATTTTTCATTGCTTCTGATGCTTCACCTTTTATAGAATACACTTCAAATGCCATTTATTTAGAAGATGAAGAAATGGCTGTGGTACGCTTGCATAAACCAATGATTGTTCGTAAAATTAAAGATGACTCTTCTGTAGATCCTTATGTACAAGAACTTCAAATGAATCTTGAACAAATTGAAAAAGGTGGTTACGAACATTTCATGTTAAAAGAAATATACGAACAACCTAGTGTTATTAAAGATACTTACAGAGGCCGACTTTTAGCCAATAAAGGCATTATCCAAATGGCAGGAGTAGAAGATAACTTAGAACGATTTTTAAATGCGAAAAGAATTCTAATTGTTGCTTGTGGAACTTCATGGCATGCTGGTTTAGTTGCAGAATATATTATAGAAGAATTTGCGAGAATTCCAGTTGAAGTTGAATATGCTTCTGAGTTCAGATATAGAAATCCAATTATTTACAAAGACGATATCGTCATTGCTATTTCACAATCTGGTGAAACTGCTGATACTCTTGCCGCTATTAAACTTGCAAAAGAAAATGGAGCATTTGTATTTGGAGTTTGTAATGTTGTAGGTTCATCTATTTCAAGAGAAACTCATGCTGGTGCCTATACGCACGCTGGTCCAGAAATTGGTGTAGCTTCTACTAAAGCATTTACTACACAAATTACAGTGTTAACTATGATTGCTTTGCGCTTAGCTAAAGCTAAAGGTACTATGTCTAACTCTGACTATCAAAGACATTTATTAGAGTTAGAATTAATTCCAGAAAAAGTTCAAGAGGCTTTAAATAGCAATGAAGTTGCAAAACAAGTTGCATCAGTATATCAAAATGCTACGAACTGCCTTTATTTAGGTAGAGGTTATAATTTTCCTGTAGCTTTAGAAGGGGCTTTAAAACTAAAAGAAATATCATATATTCATGCTGAAGGATATCCTGCAGCAGAAATGAAACATGGACCAATTGCGTTAATTGACGAACAAATGCCAGTTATTGTAATTGCTCCAAATAAAGGTCATTATGACAAAGTAGTAAGCAACATTCAAGAAATTAAATCTAGAAGCGGTAAAATCATTGCAGTGGTTACTAAGGGTGATACACAAGTTAAAGAACTTGCAGACCACGTAATTGAAATCCCTGAAACAAATGAGGCTTTTACTCCACTTTTAACTACAATTCCATTACAATTACTTTCATATCACATTGCCGTTATGAGAGGATGTAATGTTGACCAACCAAGAAATTTAGCAAAATCAGTTACAGTAGAATAA
- the rseP gene encoding RIP metalloprotease RseP: MIQLAQIIFILSVLVILHEFGHYITAKWFKVRVEKFYLFMDAGFSLVKKKIGETEWGIGWLPIGGYVKLSGMIDESMDTEQMKQEAQPWEFRSKPAWQRLIIMLGGIIVNILLAWFIYSVMYSTVGKKYVSTEIIQKNGLSFGEVGQNAGFVNGDKIVSVDGKFQENFNRMVMDILFSHEVVVERNGQEVKLNLTDEQIGDILAKEGRSFIAPRLQAAKIDSVWVGSNASSAGLKKGDSIVGLNNQKFKFTDEFSSRLSKFKNDSVSITVIRNNKEELIRAKVDSVGKLGFMFSSYLKDDYVVDQKMSFTEAIPEAVKESWALLVYNVKSFKLILRPSTGAYKQVKSPVGIARQLPDEWNWEFIWNFTALFSIGLAFMNLLPIPGLDGGHALFTIVEMITGKTLSDKAAGYVQTAGMIILLTLMALTFGKDIFELIADKFF; the protein is encoded by the coding sequence ATGATTCAATTAGCACAAATAATATTTATTCTTTCAGTTTTAGTGATTCTCCACGAATTTGGTCATTATATTACTGCAAAATGGTTTAAAGTAAGAGTAGAGAAATTCTATCTATTTATGGATGCTGGTTTTTCTTTGGTAAAAAAGAAAATTGGTGAAACAGAATGGGGAATAGGTTGGTTACCAATAGGAGGTTATGTAAAACTTTCGGGAATGATAGACGAAAGTATGGATACCGAACAAATGAAACAAGAAGCGCAACCTTGGGAATTTAGATCGAAACCAGCTTGGCAAAGATTAATTATTATGCTTGGAGGAATCATTGTAAATATTCTTTTAGCGTGGTTTATTTACAGTGTTATGTACTCAACTGTAGGTAAAAAATATGTTTCTACTGAAATTATTCAAAAAAACGGATTGTCTTTTGGTGAAGTTGGTCAAAATGCAGGTTTTGTAAATGGAGATAAAATTGTTTCGGTTGACGGTAAGTTTCAAGAAAACTTCAATAGAATGGTAATGGATATTTTATTCAGTCATGAAGTTGTAGTTGAAAGAAACGGACAAGAAGTAAAACTAAATTTGACAGATGAGCAAATTGGAGACATTTTAGCAAAAGAAGGAAGAAGTTTTATTGCGCCACGTTTACAAGCTGCAAAAATTGATTCAGTGTGGGTAGGTTCAAATGCTTCTTCAGCGGGATTAAAAAAAGGAGATTCTATAGTTGGTTTAAATAATCAGAAATTTAAATTTACTGATGAATTTTCTTCTCGTTTGTCTAAATTTAAAAATGATTCGGTTTCTATAACAGTTATAAGAAACAATAAAGAAGAGTTAATAAGAGCTAAAGTTGATTCAGTAGGAAAATTAGGATTTATGTTTTCGTCATATTTAAAAGATGATTATGTTGTAGATCAAAAAATGTCTTTTACTGAAGCTATTCCTGAAGCTGTAAAAGAATCTTGGGCGTTATTAGTTTATAATGTAAAGAGTTTTAAATTGATTTTAAGACCATCTACTGGAGCATATAAACAAGTAAAAAGTCCAGTTGGAATTGCACGTCAGTTACCAGACGAATGGAATTGGGAATTTATCTGGAACTTCACAGCATTATTTTCAATTGGTTTGGCTTTTATGAATTTATTACCTATCCCAGGATTAGATGGTGGTCATGCGCTTTTTACAATTGTTGAAATGATTACAGGAAAAACTTTAAGCGATAAAGCAGCAGGTTATGTACAAACTGCTGGAATGATTATATTGCTAACATTGATGGCTTTAACTTTTGGAAAAGATATATTTGAATTGATAGCAGATAAATTTTTCTAA